Genomic DNA from Piliocolobus tephrosceles isolate RC106 unplaced genomic scaffold, ASM277652v3 unscaffolded_17868, whole genome shotgun sequence:
AAATGTTAAAgtggtaaaatgttaaaatgttaaagtggtaaaatgttttttttttttttgttattttacctGTGTGATGCTATCCCATTCTTTTATACTTCTTCTACTAAACGGACTCGGAATGCctttttgattttctgaaattaaGCCTTGTTCGTTACTTTTGAAGGAGGTCCAGTGTtgttctaagaaaataatttgtatggTCAACACACGGTTGTAAATTAATACGTTTAACTAGTTttgataaaatgttaacaaatatgaaatttttttttttttttttttttttttttttttgtatctgtaCTGTACTGTActgtaccttttaattttttttcgaagacaatttctattttaaactttcataaaaaaaaaaaaaaaataaaataaaatatatactatacatgtatataatcttatattttcacatatatgggAACATAACTtattgttgaaatatttttatcaaatgtttgtTGGTTGTTTTTACTGGACTTATATTAATTTTAGTATTAGATGGATATACTTCACCAAACAAATATGTTTCTAGTTTGTATATTTCTGtgtctaaaagagaaaaaaataagaaaataaagaataaataaatcataacaaATTAATAACttacaaaattaatgtttttgattgaatttattttggttttatagtGACCATAGTAGTAGTGggtacatacacatgtacatacaaaaaatgtatatatatatatatatttaccactgatatttataattatatatatgtaatttttttttatataatataaaaatttatcccGTTCAGTGTTTTTCTTGTATAGTGTAAAAGATAATGTACTATCTGTTTGTACCCAGTCGTAT
This window encodes:
- the LOC113220969 gene encoding protein SGT1 homolog isoform X1, which gives rise to MNLKIKKTVMKEKEIRYDWVQTDSTLSFTLYKKNTERDKFLYYIKKNYIYIIINISDTEIYKLETYLFGEVYPSNTKINISPFKIEIVFEKKLKEQHWTSFKSNEQGLISENQKGIPSPFSRRSIKEWDSITQVK
- the LOC113220969 gene encoding uncharacterized protein LOC113220969 isoform X2 — protein: MNLKIKKTVMKEKEIRYDWVQTDSTLSFTLYKKNTERDKFLYYIKKNYIYIIINISDTEIYKLETYLFGEVYPSNTKINISPNNTGPPSKVTNKA